A window from Musa acuminata AAA Group cultivar baxijiao chromosome BXJ3-10, Cavendish_Baxijiao_AAA, whole genome shotgun sequence encodes these proteins:
- the LOC135651746 gene encoding uncharacterized protein LOC135651746 codes for MRLTKGSKVEVSNTKDVPSGSWRIAEIISGNGHNYFVRYARCPSDSSMGVERVPRKAIRPCPPPVEAPNDWMPGDFVEVFDNNSWKIAQVSSVAGGNYYSVKLSGCSRRFTADKSLIRMRQSWQNNKWVVVQKNSGEQSVRPQRGLSKGGKSDFRLTQSCIQPDISVVRNHFSIQNHDALEEFIRVSSRATKKRKLEAFPTEESCTNASRKMGKIEKDGRHQEIVAGNLPHLLEKVGVVASARTVVDEKYMRSSLNNRITSITELKRGIPNLDNHAIMSLDCSDAESTSSSVGSCSISENAYGSPNHCVSFSSQDSYTHPGHEEVLYGLGRELSLPSKEELGAEIHQLELHAFRSMMTAFYASGAISWEQESLLTNLRLMLNISNDEYLSELRNLMSK; via the exons ATGAGACTTACGAAGGGGAGTAAGGTGGAGGTGTCGAATACGAAGGATGTGCCCTCGGGCTCTTGGCGGATTGCCGAGATCATCTCGGGTAACGGGCATAACTATTTTGTTAGGTACGCTCGATGTCCGTCGGACAGCAGCATGGGGGTGGAAAGAGTGCCAAGAAAGGCAATTAGACCCTGTCCTCCACCAGTGGAGGCCCCGAATGATTGGATGCCCGGTGATTTTGTTGAGGTTTTCGACAATAACTCATGGAAGATTGCTCAAGTATCAAGTGTAGCTGGTGGAAATTATTATTCTGTAAAGCTTTCCGGCTGCTCAAGGAGGTTCACAGCTGATAAGTCTCTTATCAGGATGCGACAGTCTTGGCAAAACAACAAGTGGGTGGTGGTTCAGAAG AATTCTGGAGAACAAAGTGTTCGGCCCCAAAGAGGTTTGTCCAAAGGAGGAAAGTCTGATTTTCGGTTGACACAATCATGCATACAACCGGATATTTCTGTTGTGAGAAACCATTTTTCCATTCAAAATCATGATGCGCTTGAGGAATTTATTCGAGTTTCATCAAGAGCCACGAAGAAACGGAAACTTGAGGCATTTCCTACCGAAGAGTCATGCACGAATGCTAGTAGAAAGATGGGGAAAATTGAGAAAGATGGGAGGCATCAAGAGATTGTTGCTGGGAATTTGCCACATTTGCTTGAAAAGGTAGGTGTTGTCGCCTCTGCACGAACAgtggtggatgaaaaatacatgcgTTCTTCCTTAAACAACAGAATAACTTCTATCACAGAGTTGAAGAGGGGAATACCAAATCTAGATAACCATGCTATAATGAGTCTAGACTGTAGTGATGCAGAAAGTACTTCATCCTCTGTTGGTAGTTGTAGTATCAGTGAGAATGCTTATGGATCACCAAACCATTGTGTATCCTTTTCTTCCCAAGACTCATATACTCATCCTGGTCATGAAGAAGTGCTTTATGGTCTGGGAAGAGAATTATCTCTTCCTtccaaagaagaattaggagcagAAATTCATCAACTTGAGTTGCATGCATTCCGTTCCATGATGACAGCATTTTATGCTTCTGGCGCAATAAGCTGGGAGCAGGAATCATTGTTGACAAACCTCCGCCTTATGTTAAACATATCCAATGATGAATATCTATCGGAGCTAAGAAATTTAATGTCTAAGTAG
- the LOC135651015 gene encoding 26S proteasome regulatory subunit 8 homolog A, which produces MATVAVEKKHPAEAEGEMCAPAARVRGGGGEGLRQYYLQHIHDHQLQIRQKSNNLQRLEAQRNDLNSRVRMLREELQLLQEPGSYVGEVVKVMGKSKVLVKVHPEGKYVVDLDKSIDITKLTPSTRVALRNDSYVLHLILPSKVDPLVNLMKVEKVPDSTYDMIGGLDQQIKEIKEVIELPIKHPELFESLGIAQPKGVLLYGPPGTGKTLLARAVAHHTDCTFIRVSGSELVQKYIGEGSRMVRELFVMAREHAPSIIFMDEIDSIGSARMESGTGNGDSEVQRTMLELLNQLDGFEASNKIKVLMATNRIDILDQALLRPGRIDRKIEFPNPNEESRFDILKIHSRKMNLMRGIDLKKIAEKMNGASGAELKAVCTEAGMFALRERRVHVTQEDFEMAVAKVMKKETEKNMSLRKLWK; this is translated from the exons ATGGCGACGGTGGCAGTGGAGAAGAAGCATCCGGCGGAGGCGGAGGGGGAGATGTGCGCTCCGGCGGCGAGGGTCAGGGGAGGCGGAGGCGAGGGGCTGCGGCAGTACTATCTGCAGCACATCCATGATCACCAGCTCCAGATCCGGCAGAAGTCCAACAACCTCCAGCGCCTCGAGGCCCAGCGGAACGACCTCAACTCGCGAG TAAGAATGCTCCGTGAGGAGTTGCAGCTACTTCAGGAGCCTGGTTCTTATGTGGGCGAGGTGGTGAAAGTGATGGGCAAATCGAAGGTCTTGGTCAAG GTTCATCCAGAAGGAAAATATGTTGTTGATCTTGATAAGAGCATAGATATAACAAAGTTAACACCATCAACCAGAGTTGCCCTTCGCAATGATAGTTATGTTCTTCACCTAATCCTGCCTAGCAAAGTAGATCCTCTGGTCAATCTTATGAAAGTTGAAAAGGTTCCAGATTCCACCTATGACATGATCGGTGGTCTTGATCAGCAAATCAAAGAAATAAAGGAG GTTATTGAGCTTCCAATTAAgcatcctgaattgtttgagagcCTTGGAATAGCGCAACCAAAG GGTGTCTTGCTCTATGGGCCTCCTGGCACAGGGAAAACTCTTTTGGCAAGGGCAGTTGCTCATCATACTGATTGCACATTCATAAGGGTTTCTGGCTCTGAGTTGGTTCAGAAATACATAGGAGAGGGCTCTAGAATGGTTCGTGAACTATTTGTTATGGCCAG GGAACATGCTCCATCAATAATATTCATGGATGAAATAGACAGTATTGGATCTGCTAGAATGGAGTCTGGCACTGGTAATGGTGACAGTGAAGTGCAACGAACGATGCTCGAGCTTCTTAACCAGCTTGATGGCTTTGAAGCATCAAACAAAATTAAA GTTCTGATGGCGACGAATCGGATAGATATTCTGGACCAAGCACTCCTCCGGCCTGGTCGGATTGACAGAAAAATTGAATTCCCTAATCCCAATGAAGAG TCTCGCTTTGATATCTTAAAGATTCACTCGAGGAAGATGAACTTGATGCGTGGCATAGATCTTAAAAAAATCGCAGAAAAGATGAATGGAGCATCTGGAGCAGAACTTAAG GCGGTGTGCACTGAAGCTGGGATGTTTGCTCTCAGGGAAAGAAGAGTCCATGTGACCCAAGAGGATTTCGAGATGGCGGTGGCCAAAGTCATGAAGAAAGAGACAGAGAAGAACATGTCCCTGCGCAAACTGTGGAAGTAG